GAAGCCAAGCAGGCTCGTAAGGATATTATTATTGCTACCGGTCGGTCCGACCATCCTAATCAGGTAAATAATGTTTTAGGTTTCCCCTTCATTTTCCGTGGTGCCCTGGACGTGCGCTCCACCAAGATTAATGAGGAGATGAAGATTGCCGCCGCTAAAGCCATTGCGGAATTGGCCAAGGAACCGGTACCCGAAATTGTGAACCTTGCCTACAATGAGAGCAATTTGCAATTCGGCCGTGATTATATTATTCCGAAGCCCTTCGACCCACGCCTTATTGTTAAAGTGGCCATGGCCGTTGCCAAAGCTGCTATGAAGAGTGGAGTAGCGAAAGAACCCATTCGCAATTGGGATGCTTATAAAGAACATTTACTGAGTCGCTTGGGTCGTGATGATAAATTCATCCGCCTAGCACAGGAAAAAGCGACTAAGAATCCACAGCGAGTGGTTCTGGCAGAAGGCGATGAACTAAAAACTTTAAAGGCCGCCCAAATTGCGGTAGACGAAGGATTGGCTCAACCAATACTATTAGGTCGACGCGAGAAAATCAGTCGCCTGATCGAAGAAAATGGCCTGGAAGATATTTCGCATTTGCCTGTTATTGATCCGCATGAACCTAATGAGCGCGCTGAGGCCTATGCCCAATTGCTCTTCAAGAAACGCCAGCGTAAAGGCATGACCTTATACGAGGCCCGCAAGTATATGCGCGATCGGAATTATTTTGGGGTGGCCATGACCGAAATTGGCGATGCCGATGCTTTTATATCAGGTACTACCCGTCGTTATTCCGAGGTGATTAAACCCATCTTCAAAATTATGGGAACTCGCCCTGGCGTGAGTCGCATTGCGGGAATGTATATTATGCTTACCAAGCGCGGCCCCATGTTCTTTGCGGATACTACCGTAATAAAAGAGCCAACGGTAGAAGAAGTGGTTCAGATTACTCGCCTTCTGGCTGATAATATCCGTCGGATCAATTTAGTCCCTCGTATTGCCCTATTGGGCTACTCCAATTTTGGCAGCAACCAAAGTGATAAGCTTTCGCAAACCATGAGTAAGGCTACCGAAATTTTACATCGTGAAAATCCAGATTTGATTGTGGATGGAGAACTTCAGGCCAATTTTGCTTTGGATCGGGAATTACTCAAAGAGAACTTCCCATTCAGCACCCTGGTAGACCAAAAAGTGAATGCCTTTGTATTCCCCAATTTGGCCGCCGGAAATATTGCTTACAAGATGTTGCAGTCCTTTGAAGCAGCAGAAGCTTTGGGCCCGGTTTTATTGGGAGTAAATCGTCCGGCGCACATATTACAAATGGGGGCTTCGGTGCGGGAAATTGTAAATATGATTACCTTAGCAAGTGTGGATGCACAAACACGCTAATCGAATCTAAACCTCTTAAAATGAACATCTTACTTCCCACCGACTTCTCAGAAAATGCGGACATCGCAACTGAGTACGCTTTTAAACTGGCCGAGAAAAGCCAGGGTAAAGTAACCATATTACACGCCTACGATCTTCCCTACTCAGATCGTTCTATGAGCACTTCGCTTTTGGAAGTGATGAAAGAGAATGCAGAAAGCAATATGAAGGACTATGAGAAAGAGCTTAAAAGCCGCTACTCCACTCCTTTTGAAAGCTTAGTTCGTTTAGGAAACCCTATTCGCTTAATTACGGAAACTTCTCGTTTGGACAGTATCGACATGGTGGTAATGGGAACCAAAGGAGCCAGTGGTTTGGAAGAAGTATTGATCGGATCTAATGCCGCCTCGGTAATTCAAAATACCCAAAAGCCGGTATTGGTAATTCCACCGGTAGCGACTTATACCGATATAAATAAAATCATTTTTGCCACCGACCTTGATCCTAAGGTGAAAGAGCAGCCTTTGCAGAGACTACGAGAATTTGCTCAACTGAATAATTCGAGCATTGATCTGGTTTATGTACAAACGGAGAAAGCTCCAGCGGATGGCAGTCGCAAATTCTATAGCTCCAATTTAGAAGGTGTAAATCATGAATTTACCATCTTAAAAAGTGGAGATATTGAAAAATCCATCAGTGCGGAAGCTGAAAAGGAAAAGGCCAATTTAATTACCGCTATTGCTAAGCGCTATGGTTTCTTTGAGGGACTATTTCACCGCAGCATGACTAATAAATTAGCCTACCACAGCCGCTTGCCTCTTTTGGTACTGCATGAACCAAAATAAATCTCAGACCTTATAGGAGATAGGTCTAAACCCAATGCATGGAGATAAACGCCCTGTATGATTGGCTAAAGCCAAAATCCAAACCCTTACTCATCGCTGGTCCTTGCAGCGTAGAAAGTGAGGAACAAATGATGCGAACCGCAGACTCATTGGCACGAACCGGATTGGTAAGTGCCTTTCGAGGCGGTGTTTGGAAGCCCCGCACCAAACCGGGATCTTTCGAAGGAATCGGCAGCCCTGCCCTAAAATGGTTAAAGGCCGCCGGTACCAAACATCAAATTCCGGTAATCACTGAAGTGGCCAATGCCCGCCATGTGGAAGAAGCACTGGAAGCAGGTATTGACATGCTTTGGATTGGGGCTCGCACCACAGTAAATCCATTTTATGTTCAGGATATTGCGGATGCCTTAAAGGGAACAGACATTCCAGTATTGGTAAAAAACCCCATTCACCCGGAAGTGAAACTCTGGCTGGGTGCTTTGGAACGCCTTAATAATGCAGGTATCCAAAAGCTAGGCGCCATTCACCGTGGCTTCTACGCCTATCAAAGTCAACCCTTCCGCAATGAACCCAAATGGGAAGTGTTCTTCGAATTGCGTCGCCTGGCTCCAGACCTACCGGTAATTTGCGATCCCAGTCATATTGCAGGTCGCAGTGAATTAATTGGTGAAGTTTGTCAATCCGCCCTCGATTTAGGGATGGATGGCTTTATGATCGAATCTCATATTGAGCCACATAAAGCCCTAAGTGATCCGCTGCAACAGTTACGTCCTTATGATCTGGATTTGGTTTATCGTGCCTTGGAGCATCGCGACGAGGCCATTGACGATGAACGCTATATCGCCAAATTAGAAGAGCTACGCTATCAAATAGATAAAGTAGACGCGGAGATCTTAAAATTGATATCACGCCGACAGGAACTGGCCAAAGCTATTGGTCCGGTGAAATACGAAAACCAGGCAACCATTTTTCAGATGAAACGTTGGTTTAAGGTATTGGAAAATCGCAAAGCTCAAGGCCTAAGCCTCGATCTGGAAGATGAATTGGTACATGAACTCTTTCAGTTATTGCATAAATATTCCATTGATACCCAAATCAAGAATCACCACGAATGAAAAAGCTCTTTCTATTCCTCTTAGTCCTTGGGCAAATTAGCCTTAAGGCCCAAAATGTAGACCTAGAAAAATCCAAAGTAAACTTCGAAATTTCCAATTTAGGCTTCAATACCGTAGAAGGGAGCTTCAGTGGATTAGATGGTAAGCTCTATTTAAATATGGATGCGGTGCATAAGTCCATATTAAAGGTTTGCCTGGAAGTAAACAGCATTGAAACAGGTATCGCTAAGAGAGATGAGCATTTAAAAAGTGAAGATTTCTTCTGGCTCGATAAGCATCCTCAAATCTGCTTTAATGGCGATAAATTCAAATACCTGGGCGACCATCACTGGCAAGTAAGCGGCTACCTAAACATTCGAGGGATTTCCAAATACATCACGGTAGCCCTGACCTATAAAGATGATATCCTGGAATGTGAGTTTATGCTCAATCGCTTTGACTATGAACTAGGCTCTGATATCTCTACTTTCACAGCAGGTAAAGAAGTAGAAATCAAGGTTCACTTGGAAAAGAAAGCAGCTTAAGCGCTTCGAAAACATTTATCGCTTTAAGGAGCTCCTGGAGCTTTGTAAATTGCCAGCATGCGTAATGTCCCGGAAATAATCTGGAAGGCGAAGGCCGCGGTTGATCCTATCAAATTAGAAGGCTTGCAAGCGGAATTAGATCTCGATCCTAAAATCCTAACCCTTCTCCTCCAAAGAGGAATTGAAAGCCTGGATCAAGCCATACAGTTTTTTAAACCCAGCTTAGATGAATTGCATGATCCCTTCTTAATGAAGGATATGGATCGGGCAGTTGAAAGAGTTGACCAGGCGGTGAAGGCCGGGGAAAAAATCATGATCTATGGCGATTATGATGTAGATGGAACGACCTCCGTGGCCATGCTTGCCAATTTCATGCATGGGCATTATAGCAATTTCATCACCTATATTCCGGATCGATATCGCGAAGGATATGGAGTTTCTACCGCCGGCATTGACAAGGCTCATGCTGAAAATGCCAGCCTAATTATCGCTTTGGACTGCGGCATTAAGGCGCTGGATAAAGTGGAATACGCCCACAGTTTGGGTATTGATTTTATTATTTGCGATCATCATACCCCCGGCCCAAAGCTTCCGGCCGCCGCTGCAGTATTAGATCCGAAAAGAAAGGATTGTAATTATCCCAATAAGGGGCTCAGTGGTTGTGGAGTAGGATTTAAACTCGCACAGGCCCTTTCCCAGAAATGGCAAATCGATAAATCCGAATGCTGGAAATTATTGGATTTACTGGCTCTAAGCATAGGGGCAGATATTGTTCCTATGACTGGTGAAAATCGAGTATTGGCTTACTATGGCTTGGAAAAGATAAACTCCGATCCATCGGATGGTATTCAAGCTTTATTGCGCACGGCTGGTCAGTTGGATCGTCGCCTAAGTATTGGTGATGTGGTTTTTACCTTAGCGCCCCGCATTAATGCAGCAGGTAGATTGGCCCATGCACAGCAAGCAGTAGACCTTTTGAGGGGAACGGACCTCAGCCTATTACCCGAAATTGCGGATGAAATTGAAATTCGAAATCAGGACCGAAAAAATTTAGATCGGCAAATCACCAAAGAGGCTCTGCATCAAATTGAAAGGGAAATAGCGCCTGAGGCCCTTAGCACGGTTGTATTTCAGGATGATTGGCATAAAGGAGTAATAGGCATTGTAGCCTCAAGACTTATTGAAAACTACTACCGGCCAACGGTGGTCCTTACCCAGTCTGGCGACAAATTAGCGGGATCTGCACGCTCTGTAGAGGGCTTTGATTTATATGATGCCTTAGAAGCTTGTGAGGACTCCCTAATTCAATTCGGTGGACATGCCGCAGCGGCAGGTATGACCTTAAAACCGGAACAGTTAAACGATTTTAAAATTGCCTTTGAGGAAAGCGTTAAGGCGCGCATCACCGATGAGCAAAAGCAAGCCCGCCTAATTTATGACCTGGACATAGAGGCCAGTGATATTGACGCCAAATTTTACCGCCTCATTCAGCGTTTTGCCCCCTTTGGCCCCGATAACCTAGCACCACTTTTACGCTGTCGTAATTTGATAGATCGTGGTTCCCGTACGGTTGGAGATGAAGGCCAGCACCTTAAAATATCGGTGGTAGACCCTGATAGCGGTTTGTGTTTAGAGGGGATCGGTTTTAACTTAGGACCTAAATTAAAGATCCTTAAAAGCCAGCAACCAGTGGCCTTGCTCTTTCATTTGGAATTGAATGTTTTTAGAGGACAAGCCTCCTTACAATTGAGAGTATTAGATATTAAAGCGGATAGCGAATTAGAAGATTGATAATGGAAAAGAAAACAGCATTTATAACAGGTGCCACCAGTGGGATTGGCAAAGCATGTGCGGAGAGGCTTGCTCGCGAAAATTATCGCTTAATCCTATGCGGTCGCCGAGAAGAGCGCTTAGCAGAGCTTGAAAAACAATTAAGCGTTTACACCGATATCCATTGCTTGAGTTTTGATGTTCGCAATGCAGAAGCTGTGTCTAATGCCATTGCTTCTTTGCCCTCCGAATTTCAGAAAATTGACATCCTCATTAATAATGCTGGCAATGCCCATGGCCTGGACCCCATCCAAACGGGAAGTATTGAAGATTGGGATGCAATGCTCGATATTAATGTAAAAGGACTGCTTTATGTAAGTAAGCAGATCATCCCTCAATTCATTGAAAGGAAGGAAGGGCATATCATTAATATTGGTTCCACTGCCGCTAAAGAAGTATATCCCAATGGCAATGTGTATTGCGCTTCCAAACATGCTGTTGATGCCATTAATCAAGGCATGCGCATTGATTTAAACAAGCATAACATTCGGGTAGGAGCGATACACCCTGGCATGGTAGAAACAGAATTCAGTGAGGTTCGCTTTAAAGGAGATCAAGAAAGAGCTTCCAAGGTTTACCAGGGATTCCGTCCATTACAGGCAGAAGATATTGCTGATATCATTGCCTTCGTCATCAGCAGACCTTACCATGTAAATATTGCCGACCTGGTAGTTATGAGCGTAGACCAGGCCAGTTCAACAATCGTAAATAAGCAAGCTTAGGATTGCAATTGAGCCAATCGAACTTTAGGTTCTTTAGGCTCTTCCAAAGGTAATTTCAGGGCATCGATGCGCTTTTTCAAAGGCATCATAAAGTCTTGGAAGCTGGGCATATACTCATCCGTAATAGGCTCTGCTTCCGGTAAATCCTGACTAAGTGGATCCACCTGCTTGCCATTTACCCAAAAACGGTAGCAAACATGGGGTCCTGTGGCCAAGCCAGTGCTACCTACATAACCAATTACATCGCCCTGACGTACTCTAGAGCCTTTGCGAATGCCCTTGGCAAACTTGCTCATGTGTAAGTACTGAGTGGTATAAGTGCTATTGTGACGCACCTTAACATAATTACCATTTCCACGAGTGTAGGCTGCGGCAATTACCTCACCATCGGCAGTAGACATAATGGGCGTACCATGTGGCGCGGCATAGTCTGTACCTAAATGCGGCTTCACGCGCTTCAATACAGGGTGAAAACGACGAGGGTTAAAACGAGAAGAAATACGGAAGAAGTCAAGCGGTGCCTTCAAGAAAGCTTTGCGCAGACTACGACCTTCTTCATCGAAGTAATCGCGATAGGTGGTATCATTATCGTAGAAGAAAGAATAGAAAGAACGACCACTATGATGGAAGTCGGCAGCTAAAATGCGTCCGGTTCCCACCTTAATCGAATCTTGAATATAATTCTCCTCGTAAATCAATTTGAAATAATCACCCGGCTGAATTCGGAAGAAGTCAATGGTCCAGGCATAAACCTTAGAAAGTTCTACCGCTAATGCTGGAGAACCACCTTGATCTAATAAACTTTCATAAAGTGAAGATTCGATTACACCGCTGATGGATTTCTCGCGAACTTCTACATCCTCGGCACCCAGATATACATTTCCGGTATCGCGCAAATCGAAAACCACATAATCAATGGCCGATGGTTTGTACACCATATAGCGAGCCACCTGATTACTATCTAAATTCTCAGCAAAAATGGTGTAGTCCTTACCACTGCGCAGATTGCGCACATCGAAGATATCTTTGTAATTGGTGGCGATTCGGTTGATCATGGAATAATCAATCCCGAAGTTCAGCAGGATATTGCTAAAGCTCTCACCATTGGAAATAACGTTGTCGATAAGCTCAAAAGAATCTACCGGCAAGCCGTATTTCATCTG
The Croceimicrobium hydrocarbonivorans genome window above contains:
- the recJ gene encoding single-stranded-DNA-specific exonuclease RecJ — encoded protein: MRNVPEIIWKAKAAVDPIKLEGLQAELDLDPKILTLLLQRGIESLDQAIQFFKPSLDELHDPFLMKDMDRAVERVDQAVKAGEKIMIYGDYDVDGTTSVAMLANFMHGHYSNFITYIPDRYREGYGVSTAGIDKAHAENASLIIALDCGIKALDKVEYAHSLGIDFIICDHHTPGPKLPAAAAVLDPKRKDCNYPNKGLSGCGVGFKLAQALSQKWQIDKSECWKLLDLLALSIGADIVPMTGENRVLAYYGLEKINSDPSDGIQALLRTAGQLDRRLSIGDVVFTLAPRINAAGRLAHAQQAVDLLRGTDLSLLPEIADEIEIRNQDRKNLDRQITKEALHQIEREIAPEALSTVVFQDDWHKGVIGIVASRLIENYYRPTVVLTQSGDKLAGSARSVEGFDLYDALEACEDSLIQFGGHAAAAGMTLKPEQLNDFKIAFEESVKARITDEQKQARLIYDLDIEASDIDAKFYRLIQRFAPFGPDNLAPLLRCRNLIDRGSRTVGDEGQHLKISVVDPDSGLCLEGIGFNLGPKLKILKSQQPVALLFHLELNVFRGQASLQLRVLDIKADSELED
- a CDS encoding chorismate mutase — protein: MEINALYDWLKPKSKPLLIAGPCSVESEEQMMRTADSLARTGLVSAFRGGVWKPRTKPGSFEGIGSPALKWLKAAGTKHQIPVITEVANARHVEEALEAGIDMLWIGARTTVNPFYVQDIADALKGTDIPVLVKNPIHPEVKLWLGALERLNNAGIQKLGAIHRGFYAYQSQPFRNEPKWEVFFELRRLAPDLPVICDPSHIAGRSELIGEVCQSALDLGMDGFMIESHIEPHKALSDPLQQLRPYDLDLVYRALEHRDEAIDDERYIAKLEELRYQIDKVDAEILKLISRRQELAKAIGPVKYENQATIFQMKRWFKVLENRKAQGLSLDLEDELVHELFQLLHKYSIDTQIKNHHE
- a CDS encoding NADP-dependent malic enzyme; this translates as MATKISKKVSLEYHAQGRPGKIEVIPTKPSNSQRDLSIAYSPGVADPCLEIARDKENAYKYTAKGNLVAVISNGTAVLGLGDIGPEASKPVMEGKGVLFKIFADIDVFDIEINEKDPAKFVEHVKAISPTFGGINLEDIKAPESFYIEERLKAELDIPVMHDDQHGTAIIASAALLNATECVGKSLDKIKVVFNGAGASATATAKLFMSLGVQEENLLMADSKGIINTRREDLNEEKRFFARKTEHNTLSDALQHADVFVGLSVGGILTPKMVRSMAQDPIVFALANPTPEINYHEAKQARKDIIIATGRSDHPNQVNNVLGFPFIFRGALDVRSTKINEEMKIAAAKAIAELAKEPVPEIVNLAYNESNLQFGRDYIIPKPFDPRLIVKVAMAVAKAAMKSGVAKEPIRNWDAYKEHLLSRLGRDDKFIRLAQEKATKNPQRVVLAEGDELKTLKAAQIAVDEGLAQPILLGRREKISRLIEENGLEDISHLPVIDPHEPNERAEAYAQLLFKKRQRKGMTLYEARKYMRDRNYFGVAMTEIGDADAFISGTTRRYSEVIKPIFKIMGTRPGVSRIAGMYIMLTKRGPMFFADTTVIKEPTVEEVVQITRLLADNIRRINLVPRIALLGYSNFGSNQSDKLSQTMSKATEILHRENPDLIVDGELQANFALDRELLKENFPFSTLVDQKVNAFVFPNLAAGNIAYKMLQSFEAAEALGPVLLGVNRPAHILQMGASVREIVNMITLASVDAQTR
- a CDS encoding peptidoglycan DD-metalloendopeptidase family protein, whose product is MQLRLKLVLVGLILATPLVILNNLGVFDNFVNEEPAPETNQEQEEALSPVKEVQMKYGLPVDSFELIDNVISNGESFSNILLNFGIDYSMINRIATNYKDIFDVRNLRSGKDYTIFAENLDSNQVARYMVYKPSAIDYVVFDLRDTGNVYLGAEDVEVREKSISGVIESSLYESLLDQGGSPALAVELSKVYAWTIDFFRIQPGDYFKLIYEENYIQDSIKVGTGRILAADFHHSGRSFYSFFYDNDTTYRDYFDEEGRSLRKAFLKAPLDFFRISSRFNPRRFHPVLKRVKPHLGTDYAAPHGTPIMSTADGEVIAAAYTRGNGNYVKVRHNSTYTTQYLHMSKFAKGIRKGSRVRQGDVIGYVGSTGLATGPHVCYRFWVNGKQVDPLSQDLPEAEPITDEYMPSFQDFMMPLKKRIDALKLPLEEPKEPKVRLAQLQS
- a CDS encoding SDR family NAD(P)-dependent oxidoreductase; amino-acid sequence: MEKKTAFITGATSGIGKACAERLARENYRLILCGRREERLAELEKQLSVYTDIHCLSFDVRNAEAVSNAIASLPSEFQKIDILINNAGNAHGLDPIQTGSIEDWDAMLDINVKGLLYVSKQIIPQFIERKEGHIINIGSTAAKEVYPNGNVYCASKHAVDAINQGMRIDLNKHNIRVGAIHPGMVETEFSEVRFKGDQERASKVYQGFRPLQAEDIADIIAFVISRPYHVNIADLVVMSVDQASSTIVNKQA
- a CDS encoding YceI family protein, which translates into the protein MKKLFLFLLVLGQISLKAQNVDLEKSKVNFEISNLGFNTVEGSFSGLDGKLYLNMDAVHKSILKVCLEVNSIETGIAKRDEHLKSEDFFWLDKHPQICFNGDKFKYLGDHHWQVSGYLNIRGISKYITVALTYKDDILECEFMLNRFDYELGSDISTFTAGKEVEIKVHLEKKAA
- a CDS encoding universal stress protein; protein product: MNILLPTDFSENADIATEYAFKLAEKSQGKVTILHAYDLPYSDRSMSTSLLEVMKENAESNMKDYEKELKSRYSTPFESLVRLGNPIRLITETSRLDSIDMVVMGTKGASGLEEVLIGSNAASVIQNTQKPVLVIPPVATYTDINKIIFATDLDPKVKEQPLQRLREFAQLNNSSIDLVYVQTEKAPADGSRKFYSSNLEGVNHEFTILKSGDIEKSISAEAEKEKANLITAIAKRYGFFEGLFHRSMTNKLAYHSRLPLLVLHEPK